A single Suricata suricatta isolate VVHF042 chromosome 2, meerkat_22Aug2017_6uvM2_HiC, whole genome shotgun sequence DNA region contains:
- the PI4K2A gene encoding phosphatidylinositol 4-kinase type 2-alpha has protein sequence MDETSPLVSPERAQPPDYTFPSSSGAHFPQVPGGAVRVAAAAGPAPSPPGSPGHDRERQPLLDRARGAAPQGQTQTVAAQAQALAAQAAAAAHAAQAHRERNEFPEDPEFETVVRQAELAIERCIFPERIYQGSSGSYFVKDPQGKIIAVFKPKNEEPYGHLNPKWTKWLQKLCCPCCFGRDCLVLNQGYLSEAGASLVDQKLELNIVPRTKVVYLASDTFNYSAIDRVKSRGKRLALEKVPKVGQRFNRIGLPPKVGSFQLFVEGYKDADYWLRRFEAEPLPENTNRQLLLQFERLVVLDYIIRNTDRGNDNWLIKYDCPMDSSSSRDTDWVVVKEPVIKVAAIDNGLAFPLKHPDSWRAYPFYWAWLPQAKVPFSQEIKDLILPKISDPNFVKDLEEDLYELFKKDPGFDRGQFHKQIAVMRGQILNLTQALKDNKSPLHLVQMPPVIVETARSHQRSSSESYTQSFQSRKPFFSWW, from the exons ATGGACGAAACGAGCCCACTGGTGTCCCCTGAGCGGGCCCAACCCCCGGACTACACCTTCCCGTCCTCCTCCGGCGCTCACTTTCCGCAGGTGCCGGGGGGCGCGGTCCGAGTGGCGGCGGCGGCCGGCCCGGCCCCCTCTCCGCCGGGCTCGCCAGGCCACGACCGGGAGCGGCAGCCACTGCTGGATCGGGCTCGGGGTGCGGCGCCCCAGGGCCAGACCCAAACCGTGGCGGCGCAGGCCCAAGCCCTGGCCGCTcaggcggcggcggcagcgcATGCCGCGCAGGCCCACCGCGAGCGGAACGAGTTCCCCGAGGACCCCGAGTTCGAGACGGTGGTGCGGCAGGCGGAGCTGGCCATCGAACGCTGCATCTTCCCGGAGCGCATCTACCAGGGCTCCAGCGGAAGCTACTTCGTCAAGGACCCTCAGGGG AAGATCATTGCTGTCTTCAAACCCAAGAATGAAGAGCCATATGGGCACCTTAATCCTAAGTGGACCAAGTGGCTGCAGAAGCTATGCTGTCCCTGCTGCTTCGGCCGTGACTGCCTTGTCCTCAACCAGGGCTATCTGTCAGAGGCAGGGGCCAGTCTGGTGGACCAAAAGCTGGAACTCAACATTGTACCTCGTACAAAG GTAGTCTATCTGGCCAGCGATACCTTCAACTATAGTGCCATTGACCGAGTGAAGTCCAGGGGCAAGCGGCTTGCACTAGAGAAAGTGCCAAAAGTTGGGCAGCGGTTTAATCGCATCGGGCTACCGCCAAAG GTCGGTTCGTTCCAGCTCTTTGTTGAGGGCTACAAAGACGCAGACTACTGGCTCCGGCGTTTTGAAGCAGAACCTCTCCCAGAGAACACTAACCGGCAACTACTGCTGCAGTTTGAGCGGTTGGTGGTGCTGGACTACATCATCCGCAACACTG ATCGAGGCAATGACAACTGGCTGATTAAATATGACTGTCCAATGGATAGTTCTAGCTCTCGG GACACAGACTGGGTGGTGGTGAAGGAGCCTGTTATCAAGGTGGCTGCTATAGACAATGGGCTGGCTTTCCCTCTGAAACACCCTGACTCCTGGAGGGCAT aTCCCTTTTACTGGGCCTGGTTGCCCCAGGCAAAAGTCCCATTCTCTCAGGAGATCAAGGATCTGATCCTTCCAAAGATATCGGACCCTAACTTCGTCAAGGACTTGGAGGAGGACCTATATGAACTCTTCAAG AAAGATCCTGGTTTCGACAGGGGGCAGTTCCATAAGCAGATTGCCGTCATGCGGGGACAG ATCCTAAATCTGACCCAGGCCCTGAAAGACAACAAGAGTCCCCTGCACCTTGTCCAGATGCCACCCGTGATTGTCGAGACGGCCCGTTCACACCAGCGGTCTTCCAGCGAGTCCTACACACAGAGCTTTCAGAGTCGGAAGCCCTTCTTTTCGTGGTGGTAG
- the AVPI1 gene encoding arginine vasopressin-induced protein 1 isoform X2: protein MGTPASVVSEPPPWQAPPEARGRKQATANIFQDVELLQIQGLFQRSGDQLAEERAQIIWECAGDHRVAEALRRLRRKRPPRPKPLGHSLHHCSRLRWVPGTGGQREESPSPVPHWPTSRAAPQRHPLAISI from the exons ATGGGAACCCCAGCGTCTGTGGTGAGCGAGCCGCCCCCTTGGCAGGCCCCGCCTGAGGCCCGGGGCCGCAAGCAGGCCACAGCCAACATCTTCCAGGATGTTGAGCTGCTGCAGATCCAGGGCCTGTTTCAGCGCAGTGGGGACCAGCTGGCCGAAGAGCGGGCACAGATCATCTGGGAGTGTGCAGGAGACCACCGTGTGGCAGAGGCCTTGAGGAGGCTGCGTAGGAAGAGGCCCCCCCGGCCAAAACCCCTGGGCCACTCACTGCACCACTGCAGCCGGCTCAGGTGGGTTCCTGGAactggagggcagagggaag AATCCCCGAGCCCCGTGCCCCACTGGCCGACCAGCAGAGCGGCGCCACAGAGACACCCTCTGGCGATCAGTATCTGA
- the AVPI1 gene encoding arginine vasopressin-induced protein 1 isoform X1, which translates to MGTPASVVSEPPPWQAPPEARGRKQATANIFQDVELLQIQGLFQRSGDQLAEERAQIIWECAGDHRVAEALRRLRRKRPPRPKPLGHSLHHCSRLRIPEPRAPLADQQSGATETPSGDQYLNSRRTSGRIRRNWKKPGPNSYLHQIRH; encoded by the exons ATGGGAACCCCAGCGTCTGTGGTGAGCGAGCCGCCCCCTTGGCAGGCCCCGCCTGAGGCCCGGGGCCGCAAGCAGGCCACAGCCAACATCTTCCAGGATGTTGAGCTGCTGCAGATCCAGGGCCTGTTTCAGCGCAGTGGGGACCAGCTGGCCGAAGAGCGGGCACAGATCATCTGGGAGTGTGCAGGAGACCACCGTGTGGCAGAGGCCTTGAGGAGGCTGCGTAGGAAGAGGCCCCCCCGGCCAAAACCCCTGGGCCACTCACTGCACCACTGCAGCCGGCTCAG AATCCCCGAGCCCCGTGCCCCACTGGCCGACCAGCAGAGCGGCGCCACAGAGACACCCTCTGGCGATCAGTATCTGAACTCCAGGAGGACAAGTGGCAGGATCCGCCGGAACTGGAAGAAGCCAGGCCCCAACAGCTACCTCCATCAGATCAGACACTGA